In one window of Sphingomonas glaciei DNA:
- the tuf gene encoding elongation factor Tu encodes MAKAKFERNKPHVNIGTIGHVDHGKTSLTAAITKVLAKHGGGVAVDFANIDKAPEERERGITISTAHVEYETTARHYAHVDCPGHADYVKNMITGAAQMDGAILVVSAADGPMPQTKEHILLAAQVGVPTMVVFLNKVDQVDDPELLELVELEIREELSKRGFDGDNIPIVAGSALAVLEDKNEEIGEQAILKLMEAVDSWIPQPERPLDKPFLMPIEDVFSISGRGTVVTGRVETGIVKVGEEVEIVGIKDTKKTVVTGVEMFRKLLDQGQAGDNIGALIRGVARDDVERGQVLCKPGSITPHTDFTAEVYVLSKDEGGRHTPFFANYRPQFYFRTTDVTGEVTLPEGTEMVMPGDNVTLGVKLIAPIAMDQGLRFAIREGGRTVGAGVVGNITK; translated from the coding sequence ATGGCGAAGGCGAAATTCGAGCGGAACAAGCCGCACGTGAACATCGGCACCATCGGTCACGTCGACCATGGCAAGACGTCGCTGACGGCGGCGATCACCAAGGTCCTGGCCAAGCATGGCGGCGGCGTTGCGGTTGACTTCGCCAACATCGACAAGGCTCCGGAAGAGCGCGAGCGCGGCATCACCATCTCGACCGCCCACGTCGAGTATGAGACGACCGCCCGCCACTACGCGCACGTCGATTGCCCGGGCCACGCCGATTATGTGAAGAACATGATCACCGGCGCGGCGCAGATGGACGGCGCGATCCTGGTGGTTTCGGCCGCCGACGGCCCGATGCCGCAGACCAAGGAGCACATCCTGCTCGCGGCGCAGGTCGGCGTTCCGACCATGGTTGTGTTCCTCAACAAGGTCGACCAGGTCGACGATCCCGAGCTGCTCGAGCTGGTCGAGCTGGAAATCCGCGAGGAGCTTTCCAAGCGCGGCTTCGACGGCGACAACATTCCGATCGTCGCCGGTTCGGCTCTCGCCGTTCTCGAAGACAAGAACGAGGAAATCGGCGAGCAGGCGATCCTGAAGCTGATGGAAGCCGTCGACAGCTGGATTCCGCAGCCCGAGCGTCCGCTCGACAAGCCGTTCCTGATGCCGATCGAGGACGTGTTCTCGATCTCGGGCCGCGGCACCGTCGTGACCGGCCGCGTCGAGACCGGCATCGTCAAGGTTGGCGAGGAAGTCGAGATCGTCGGCATCAAGGACACCAAGAAGACCGTCGTCACCGGCGTCGAGATGTTCCGTAAGCTGCTCGACCAGGGCCAGGCCGGCGACAATATCGGCGCGCTGATCCGCGGCGTCGCTCGCGACGACGTGGAGCGTGGTCAGGTCCTCTGTAAGCCGGGCTCGATCACCCCGCACACCGACTTCACCGCCGAAGTCTACGTGCTGTCGAAGGACGAAGGCGGCCGTCACACGCCGTTCTTCGCCAACTATCGTCCGCAGTTCTACTTCCGCACCACTGACGTGACCGGCGAAGTGACCCTCCCCGAGGGCACCGAGATGGTCATGCCGGGCGACAACGTGACCCTGGGTGTCAAGCTCATCGCCCCGATCGCGATGGACCAGGGCCTGCGCTTCGCCATCCGTGAAGGCGGTCGCACCGTCGGCGCCGGCGTGGTCGGCAACATCACCAAGTAA
- a CDS encoding nuclease-related domain-containing protein — protein MNLQVGVCATVILKEADDHSAEIAELERLKGLAPKAFKAIEREIRNIRSGASGEESAAHFINREFGRSERLAIIHDLRIGTEDDFAQIDHLLIHRLQATAWVLETKNYSGRLSCNEHGDWTVWYGGKPQPVPSPVAQAERQCRALECWLQQHGMGWISEVRPVVLVSPKSSVDRRISPKGASIVKSDHFATWLRDQWEGIGTGTALKMLSRHVMRGMSEANLRDLGDRLVGAHVPASRDWAAKFGISLDAQEGGCSKQRQVLQDLPAAQPEKSGDLLKVVETPHGCIKIARIPDGRFSIRNAPDEQLIELVRAACRGRAKWVPRYRNWLVTGDRLPEVLEVLSGCSTSEPLAAS, from the coding sequence TTGAATTTGCAAGTCGGAGTTTGCGCTACTGTGATTCTAAAAGAAGCTGACGACCATTCGGCGGAGATTGCCGAACTCGAGCGCCTCAAAGGTCTCGCTCCCAAAGCTTTCAAGGCGATCGAGCGAGAAATCCGCAACATCCGCTCTGGGGCTTCAGGCGAAGAGAGCGCAGCGCACTTCATCAATCGAGAGTTTGGCAGGAGTGAGAGGCTCGCCATCATACATGACCTGCGGATCGGCACGGAGGATGACTTCGCGCAGATCGATCACCTTCTCATCCATCGCCTGCAGGCGACTGCGTGGGTATTGGAGACGAAAAACTACTCAGGGCGATTGAGCTGCAATGAGCATGGTGATTGGACCGTCTGGTACGGCGGCAAGCCGCAACCGGTGCCTTCGCCGGTCGCGCAAGCCGAGCGCCAATGCCGAGCGCTCGAGTGCTGGCTACAGCAACATGGGATGGGCTGGATCAGCGAGGTCCGACCAGTGGTCCTCGTCTCACCCAAATCGAGTGTGGATCGACGGATCAGTCCCAAAGGAGCTTCGATCGTCAAGTCGGACCATTTCGCGACATGGCTACGCGATCAATGGGAGGGCATTGGTACCGGCACTGCACTCAAGATGCTCTCTCGCCATGTCATGAGGGGCATGTCCGAAGCTAATTTGCGGGACCTTGGCGACCGCCTGGTCGGAGCACATGTTCCCGCCAGCCGTGATTGGGCAGCCAAGTTTGGAATCTCCCTTGATGCGCAGGAGGGCGGCTGCAGCAAGCAGCGACAAGTCCTGCAGGATCTGCCAGCAGCACAGCCCGAGAAATCGGGGGACCTTCTCAAAGTTGTCGAGACGCCGCATGGATGCATCAAGATTGCGCGCATCCCGGATGGCCGCTTCTCGATCCGTAATGCGCCCGACGAACAATTGATCGAGTTGGTCAGGGCGGCCTGTCGCGGCAGGGCGAAATGGGTCCCTCGATACCGCAATTGGCTGGTGACTGGGGACAGGCTTCCCGAAGTGCTGGAGGTACTTTCCGGGTGCTCGACGTCGGAGCCTCTCGCCGCGAGTTAG
- the rpsJ gene encoding 30S ribosomal protein S10: protein METQNIRIRLKAFDHRVLDQATGDIADTARRTGALIRGPIPLPTRIEKFTVNRSPHVDKKSREQFEVRTYKRLLDIVQPTPQTVDALMKLDLAAGVDVEIKLA, encoded by the coding sequence ATGGAAACTCAGAATATCCGGATTCGTCTGAAAGCCTTCGATCACCGCGTGCTCGACCAGGCGACCGGCGACATCGCTGACACCGCTCGTCGTACCGGCGCGCTGATCCGTGGTCCCATTCCGCTCCCGACCCGCATCGAGAAGTTCACCGTCAACCGTTCGCCGCACGTCGACAAGAAGTCGCGCGAGCAGTTCGAGGTGCGCACCTACAAGCGTCTGCTCGACATCGTTCAGCCGACTCCGCAGACGGTCGATGCTCTAATGAAGCTCGACCTCGCTGCGGGTGTAGACGTAGAGATCAAACTGGCCTAA
- the rplC gene encoding 50S ribosomal protein L3, whose translation MRTGVIAKKVGMTRLFQADGRHVPVTVLQLDGVQVISRRTNDENGYTAVQLGAGKAKAKNVAKPQRGAFGKAEVEPKARLVEFRVAEDALLDVGETLSADHFVAGQYVDVQGVTQGKGFAGAMKRWGFGGLRATHGVSVSHRSHGSTGNRQDPGRVFKNKKMAGHMGARNRTQQNLMIVGTDAARGLLFVKGSVPGSKGGWLQVTDAVKIPRNENAPYPAGLIVKGEKIEETTLGLVDEAAVEAIPVLPGDDEVKAIAAEQEAGAVEAENNENTDAGGDTPATDGKEG comes from the coding sequence ATGCGCACTGGCGTGATCGCCAAGAAGGTTGGAATGACCCGCCTGTTTCAGGCGGACGGACGGCACGTTCCCGTGACGGTTCTCCAACTCGATGGCGTCCAGGTAATCAGCCGCCGGACCAACGACGAGAACGGCTACACCGCCGTTCAGCTCGGTGCCGGCAAGGCCAAGGCGAAGAATGTCGCCAAGCCGCAGCGCGGCGCCTTCGGCAAGGCAGAAGTGGAGCCCAAGGCTCGGCTGGTCGAATTCCGGGTCGCCGAGGACGCGCTGCTCGACGTCGGCGAGACGCTGAGCGCCGACCACTTCGTCGCCGGCCAGTATGTGGACGTCCAGGGCGTCACTCAGGGCAAGGGCTTCGCCGGCGCCATGAAGCGCTGGGGCTTCGGCGGTCTTCGTGCCACCCACGGCGTGTCGGTGTCGCACCGCTCGCATGGTTCGACCGGTAACCGCCAGGATCCGGGCCGCGTCTTCAAGAACAAGAAGATGGCCGGCCACATGGGCGCTCGCAATCGTACCCAGCAGAACCTCATGATCGTCGGCACGGACGCCGCCCGCGGGCTGCTGTTCGTCAAGGGCTCGGTTCCGGGCTCCAAGGGCGGCTGGCTGCAGGTCACCGACGCGGTCAAGATCCCGCGCAACGAGAATGCGCCTTATCCCGCCGGACTGATCGTCAAGGGCGAGAAGATCGAGGAAACCACGCTCGGCCTGGTCGACGAGGCCGCCGTCGAGGCGATCCCGGTGCTTCCGGGCGACGACGAGGTCAAGGCGATCGCGGCCGAGCAGGAAGCCGGCGCGGTTGAGGCCGAAAACAACGAGAACACCGACGCTGGCGGCGATACGCCCGCTACCGACGGCAAGGAAGGCTAA
- the rplD gene encoding 50S ribosomal protein L4, with protein sequence MKVEVKTLDAAGSGEVELNDAVFGVEPRADILHRVVTWQLANRRGMARAARERSDVARTGKKFGKQKGGGTARHGDRRAPIFIGGGKAHGPRARMFTLSLNKKVRALGLKMALSAKAQGGQLVVVDNLDVAEGKTRALVEKLGKLGFGKTALVIDGDALNVSFAHASSNLPGLNLIPAVGANVYDIMRHETLVLTRAAVEKLEGRFNG encoded by the coding sequence ATGAAGGTCGAAGTAAAGACCCTCGACGCAGCCGGATCCGGCGAAGTCGAGCTCAATGACGCCGTGTTCGGTGTCGAGCCCCGCGCCGACATCCTGCATCGCGTCGTCACCTGGCAGCTCGCCAACCGGCGTGGCATGGCCCGCGCCGCTCGCGAGCGGTCGGACGTTGCCCGCACCGGCAAGAAGTTCGGCAAGCAGAAGGGCGGCGGTACCGCTCGTCACGGCGATCGCCGCGCCCCGATCTTCATCGGCGGCGGCAAGGCCCACGGCCCGCGTGCCCGCATGTTCACGCTGTCGCTGAACAAGAAGGTTCGGGCGCTCGGCCTGAAAATGGCGCTGAGCGCCAAGGCGCAGGGCGGCCAGCTGGTCGTGGTCGACAATCTCGACGTGGCCGAGGGCAAGACCCGCGCGCTGGTCGAGAAGCTCGGCAAGCTGGGCTTCGGCAAGACCGCGCTGGTGATCGACGGCGATGCGCTGAACGTCAGCTTCGCGCACGCTTCGTCCAACCTGCCGGGTCTGAACCTGATCCCGGCGGTCGGTGCCAACGTCTATGACATCATGCGCCACGAGACCCTGGTCCTGACCCGGGCCGCGGTCGAGAAGCTGGAGGGCCGCTTCAATGGCTAA
- a CDS encoding 50S ribosomal protein L23: MAKAETKAVDIRHYDVIRGPHITEKSTMLSEYNAVVFKVAGDASKPEIKAAVEALFDRKVVNVNTLVTKGKSKRWKGKAYQRSDEKKAIVTLAPGQDPIDVTSGI, encoded by the coding sequence ATGGCTAAGGCTGAAACCAAGGCTGTGGACATCCGTCACTACGACGTGATCCGCGGGCCGCACATCACCGAGAAGTCGACCATGCTCTCCGAGTATAATGCGGTCGTGTTCAAGGTGGCGGGCGATGCCAGCAAGCCGGAAATCAAGGCGGCGGTGGAAGCGCTGTTCGACCGCAAGGTCGTCAACGTGAACACCCTCGTCACCAAGGGCAAGTCGAAGCGCTGGAAGGGCAAGGCCTACCAGCGTTCGGACGAGAAGAAGGCGATCGTGACCCTGGCTCCGGGCCAGGACCCGATCGACGTCACGAGCGGGATCTGA
- the rplB gene encoding 50S ribosomal protein L2: MALKAYKPTSPARRGLILVDKSALWKGKPVKALTEGKHKTGGRNNKGHVTSRGIAGGHKQKYRIIDFKRRTWDVSATVERLEYDPNRSAFIALVTYEGGEQAYILAPQRLAPGDKVVAGKKVDVKPGNAMEIGQMPVGTIVHNVEMKPGKGGQIARAAGTYVQVVGRDKGMVIVRLNSGEQRYIRADCMATIGAVSNPDNQNTTLAKAGRSRWLGKRPLTRGVAKNPVDHPHGGGEGRTSGGRHPVTPWGKPTKGARTRHNKATDKMIIRSRHAKKKG; encoded by the coding sequence ATGGCACTCAAAGCATATAAGCCGACGAGCCCGGCCCGCCGTGGCCTGATCCTCGTCGACAAGAGCGCGCTGTGGAAGGGCAAGCCCGTCAAGGCGCTGACCGAAGGCAAGCACAAGACTGGTGGCCGCAACAACAAGGGCCATGTGACCAGCCGCGGTATCGCGGGCGGCCACAAGCAGAAGTACCGGATCATCGACTTCAAGCGTCGGACCTGGGACGTTTCTGCCACCGTCGAGCGGCTCGAGTACGACCCCAACCGGTCGGCGTTCATCGCGCTCGTCACCTACGAGGGCGGCGAGCAGGCCTATATCCTCGCTCCGCAGCGTCTTGCTCCGGGCGACAAGGTCGTCGCCGGCAAGAAGGTCGACGTGAAGCCGGGCAATGCGATGGAGATCGGCCAGATGCCGGTCGGCACCATTGTCCACAACGTCGAGATGAAGCCCGGCAAGGGCGGCCAGATCGCTCGTGCCGCCGGCACCTACGTTCAGGTCGTCGGTCGCGACAAGGGCATGGTGATCGTTCGCCTCAACTCGGGCGAGCAGCGCTACATCCGTGCGGACTGCATGGCGACGATCGGTGCGGTGTCGAACCCCGACAACCAGAACACGACCCTCGCGAAGGCGGGACGCAGCCGCTGGCTCGGCAAGCGCCCGCTGACCCGCGGCGTCGCCAAGAACCCGGTCGACCACCCGCACGGCGGTGGTGAAGGCAGGACCTCGGGCGGCCGTCACCCGGTTACCCCGTGGGGCAAGCCGACCAAGGGTGCCCGCACCCGTCACAACAAGGCAACGGACAAGATGATCATCCGTAGCCGTCACGCCAAGAAGAAGGGCTAA
- the rpsS gene encoding 30S ribosomal protein S19 → MARSVWKGPFVELSLLKKAETAQDAGARAPIKTWSRRSTILPQFVGLTFNVYNGRKFVPVSVNEDMVGMKLGEFAPTRYFPGHAADKKGKR, encoded by the coding sequence ATGGCTCGTTCCGTCTGGAAGGGTCCGTTCGTGGAGCTTTCGCTCCTGAAGAAGGCCGAAACCGCTCAGGACGCCGGTGCTCGCGCGCCGATCAAGACCTGGTCGCGCCGCTCCACCATTCTGCCGCAGTTCGTCGGCCTGACCTTCAATGTCTACAACGGCCGCAAGTTCGTGCCGGTGTCGGTCAACGAGGACATGGTCGGCATGAAGCTCGGCGAGTTCGCGCCGACCCGGTACTTCCCGGGTCACGCCGCCGACAAGAAGGGCAAGCGGTAA
- the rplV gene encoding 50S ribosomal protein L22 — translation MGKVAAPRKVGDKEALAVGNTIRGSARKLNLVAQLIRGRKVEEALNILKFSPKGMADDVYKVLASAVANAENNHNLDVDALIVTEASVGKSISMKRFATRARGRSSRIVKPFSRLRVVVSEQEEA, via the coding sequence ATGGGCAAGGTTGCAGCACCCCGCAAGGTGGGCGACAAGGAAGCGCTCGCCGTTGGCAACACCATCCGTGGCTCGGCGCGCAAGCTGAACCTGGTGGCGCAGCTGATCCGCGGCCGCAAGGTCGAGGAAGCGCTGAACATCCTGAAGTTCAGCCCAAAGGGCATGGCCGACGACGTGTACAAGGTCCTCGCGTCGGCCGTCGCCAATGCCGAGAACAACCACAACCTCGACGTCGACGCGCTGATCGTCACCGAGGCGAGCGTCGGCAAGTCGATCTCGATGAAGCGTTTCGCCACCCGCGCCCGCGGCCGGTCGAGCCGCATCGTCAAGCCGTTCAGCCGCCTTCGCGTCGTCGTGTCCGAGCAGGAAGAAGCCTAA